The window ATCGCAACAACACCAACGCCGCAGCGCGCGACGGCTTTCGTGGGTATCTCTTTGACGGGGATGACTTTGCGATGCCATGCGAGGATCACGAAGTCGTCGCCATGTGGGTCGCGGACATGGCATTTGCGTCGGCGCCGGCGGCAATCGATGCAATGAGGGAACGGATCGACCACCCGGTCTTTGGTTACACGGCGGTCTTCGACGATCAGCTCTTCGACGCCTATCGGGACTGGTGTGTCGAGCACTACGACTGGAAACCGGAGCGAGATCACTTCCTCACGTCACCGGGCGTCGTCCCTGCGCTGTACGACCTGGTCGAGCACATTCTTCAGCCGGATGAGAAGGTGTTGACCCTGACGCCTGCCTATGGCCACTTCAAGAACGCCTGCGATCATCACGGCATCGAGCTGGTCACATCGGGGTTGGTGGCAGACGCAGCCGGTTGGTACTCGATCGACTTTGACGATCTCGAAGCGAAACTTGCCGATCCGAAAATGCGGCTCTTCTTCCTGTGTCACCCCCACAATCCGACCGGTCGCGTCTGGACAGACGATGAACTGCGTCAGATGGGGGAGTTGTGCCTGGCGAACGGGGTGATCGTCGTCAGCGATGAGATTCACTGTGACCTGTTGCGGCATGGGGTCAGCCATACACCGATGGCGAAGTTGTTCCCGGACTCCGATCAAATCATCACCGCGATGTCGTCGAGCAAAACGTTCAATCTGGCGGGACTTGGCAGCGCCATCGTGCTCATCCCCGATGAGAACATCAGGAACGTCTGGCAGGACCGCAACTCGCCCTTGATCAATCCGGTGAGCATGGCAGCGGTCGCCGGCTGCTTTCGCAACGGTGAAGAATGGCGCAACCAGCTGCGGACCTATCTGGACGCGAACTTCGCCTACGTAAAGGATGTCCTGAGTACGCAGCTGCCAGACGCGGTCTTCCAGATTCCGGAGTCCACCTACCTTGCCTGGATCGACCTGAGTCACTACTTCGACGCCGATATCAACCTGACTCGTTTCTTCGCCGAACACGGGGGAGTACTGCTGGAGGGTGGTGACATGTTCATCGCTGATGCCGACGGGTGTATTCGCGTAAATCTGGCCTGCCCCCGTGCGACGCTGACGGACGGCCTGAATCGAATCATCGCCGCAGTTCCCAGCCGCACCTCGTCATTGGCGTGACGAACGAGGTTCAGATGTCCCACCGGGGATAGAGCTTGTCATAGTTGTCCGCTACCAGCTCGCGGAGGCGTGCGCCCATCGCCCGCTCGTACGTCGGCCTGGTCGATGGGTTCATCTCGGCAAAGACCGGGGCCAGGCCGGGTGCGTGAGTCGCGTCCTCATACGCGAATTCGTATCGAACGAGCACCGGTTGCAGGTCAGCTTCGACGCACCGAAAGTACTCATCGACATGCTGGTTCCATCGGAGGCCCCAGTAGTCGACCGCCGCCTCACTGCTCTGACCTCCGAGCAACTCGAGCGTGTCCCCGTGTCGCTCCGGCTTGGCCCAGCTGATGAGGCTGTCGATCGGATGCCGTACGAGAAAGACAACCGAACGAATGTCGTTTCGGCTGAAGAGTGACTGAATGCTGGAGTTGTTGAGCACGACGAAGTGATCGTTGGCGCGGACCCAGTCGCACAATCCGACCAGGTTCTGCTCGATCGTTCGCTGGGGGTCAGCGGCGTACCGGCCATGACAGCGCTCAGAGAAGACGTCGTAATTGCTTACCGTCACGTCGTAGTCAGTGGAAGGCATGAGCACTTCGCTCGGCTCAGCAGCAGGGTGCAACTCTGCCAGGTTCGCCGCCAAGAGCGAGCCCGCGGGATCCGCGTACGGTGGCATCCACGCGACATCGGGACGGACGAACGCTCGACCACTGCGTCGGAGCACCCGAGCTGTTTGGCTGGAACCGGTGCCACCTCGTGCGGCATAGATGCGATACGGACTTCGGTCCACGAGCGGTCGAGAGAGTCGGCGACCAACCTTCGGAAGCCGAAGCAGATGGCGTTGAGCGGAGAGGGCGGATCGGCGAATGCCGGACAGCTGGGGG is drawn from Rhodothermales bacterium and contains these coding sequences:
- a CDS encoding putative C-S lyase, producing the protein MNFDFDEIIDRNNTNAAARDGFRGYLFDGDDFAMPCEDHEVVAMWVADMAFASAPAAIDAMRERIDHPVFGYTAVFDDQLFDAYRDWCVEHYDWKPERDHFLTSPGVVPALYDLVEHILQPDEKVLTLTPAYGHFKNACDHHGIELVTSGLVADAAGWYSIDFDDLEAKLADPKMRLFFLCHPHNPTGRVWTDDELRQMGELCLANGVIVVSDEIHCDLLRHGVSHTPMAKLFPDSDQIITAMSSSKTFNLAGLGSAIVLIPDENIRNVWQDRNSPLINPVSMAAVAGCFRNGEEWRNQLRTYLDANFAYVKDVLSTQLPDAVFQIPESTYLAWIDLSHYFDADINLTRFFAEHGGVLLEGGDMFIADADGCIRVNLACPRATLTDGLNRIIAAVPSRTSSLA